A stretch of Fodinibius salinus DNA encodes these proteins:
- the rpmJ gene encoding 50S ribosomal protein L36, with protein sequence MKTRSSVKKRSPDDKIVRRNGRVYVINKKNPRHKQRQG encoded by the coding sequence ATGAAGACTCGATCTTCAGTAAAGAAAAGAAGTCCAGACGATAAAATTGTACGACGCAACGGTCGTGTATATGTAATTAATAAAAAGAATCCACGCCACAAGCAGCGGCAAGGATAA